The proteins below are encoded in one region of Balaenoptera ricei isolate mBalRic1 chromosome 6, mBalRic1.hap2, whole genome shotgun sequence:
- the FBXO8 gene encoding F-box only protein 8 encodes MGQGLWRVARNQQLQQQGYSEQGYLSREQGRRMAASSIANTSHRKQVQGGIDIYHLLKTRKSKEQEGFINLEMLPPELSLTILSYLNATDLCLASCVWQDLANDELLWQGLCKSTWGHCSIYNKNPPLGFSFRKLYMQLDEGSLTFNANPDEGVNYFMSKGILDDSPKEIAKFIFCTRTLNWKKLRIYLDERRDVLDDLVTLHNFRNQFLPNALREFFRHIHAPEERGEYLETLITKFSHRFCACNPDLMRELGLSPDAVYVLCYSLILLSIDLTSPHVKNKMSKREFIRNTRRAAQNISEDFVGHLYDNIYLIGHVAA; translated from the exons ATGGGTCAGGGGCTGTGGAGAGTGGCCAGAAACCAGCAGCTACAGCAGCAAGGCTACAGTGAGCAAGGCTACCTCAGCAGAGAGCAGGGCAGGAGGATGGCTGCCAGCAGCATTGCCAACACCAGTCATCGCAAACAAGTCCAAGGGGGCATTGATATATATCATCTTTTGAAGACAAGGAAATCGAAAGAACAGGAAGGGTTCATTAATTTGGAAATGCTGCCTCCCGAGCTAAGCCTTACCATCTTGTCCTACCTGAATGCAACGGATCTCTGCTTAGCTTCCTGTGTTTGGCAGGACCTGGCCAATGACGAGCTTCTCTGGCAAGG GTTGTGTAAATCCACTTGGGGTCACTGTTCCATATACAATAAGAACCCACCTCTaggattttcttttagaaaattgtACATGCAGCTGGATGAAGGCAGCCTCACCTTTAATGCCAACCCAGATGAG GGAGTGAACTACTTTATGTCCAAGGGCATCCTAGATGATTCACCAAAGGAAATAGCAAAGTTTATCTTCTGTACAAGAACACTAAATTGGAAAAAACTCAGAATATATCTCGATGAaag gAGAGATGTCTTGGATGACCTTGTAACACTGCATAATTTTAGAAATCAGTTCTTGCCCAATGCACTGAGGGAATTTTTTCGTCACATCCATGCCCCTGAAGAGCGCGGAGAGTATCTTGAAACACTTATAACAAAGTTCTCACATAGATTCTGTGCTTGTAACCCTGATTTAATGAGAGAACTTGGCCTTAGTCCTG atGCTGTCTATGTACTGTGCTACTCTTTGATTCTACTTTCCATTGACCTCACTAGCCCTCATGTgaagaataaaatgtcaaaaagagAATTTATTCGAAATACCCGCCGTGCTGCTCAGAACATTAGTGAAGATTTTGTGGGGCACCTTTATGACAACATCTACCTTATTGGCCATGTGGCTGCGTAA